Part of the Brevibacillus brevis genome is shown below.
CCGTTTAATTCCTTCTGTAACGGATAGACATTGCCTGCGTACGTGCCGCCATGACCGATCGCTAACGGAATAAAATGATCGATGCTCAGATCCGAACAGTTCTGTGTGAGCGCACAGCGATGATCGAATGTGGCTAAAGTCTGTTGAAATTCACTCACGAGAAGGCTCGATTCCAAGCCTTTTTCCCTCGATCTTTTTATATGATAGGGGATTTTCTTCCATAACAGCCCATTCTTCTTTTTCCGCTTGAGATTGGCTTTGCCTGCTTTCGGTTTCATGAGCAGGTTGTCCTTGCCTGTGAAGGTCGAAAAGAATTTCATAAACATCTCGCAGGCGTGCTTCGCATGGTCAACCGCACTATGCTGTTTGCCTTGAAAGGGGATATTCGCTCTTTGTAGCGCCTGCTGGAAACCCAATTGTCTTTTTGCTCGAACGGCTCTCATGAATTCTTGCTGCAGATCTTTATGCGGGCCGAGCCAGCTTGTGCCGATGCGGTGCACTTTGCAATTTTGCTCGAGCACTTGCTGGTCTTGCTGTCCCCACGTGTACAGCACATACCTTTCCTTTCCCAGCCATTTAAAAAAGGCCTCCATGGTTCTTGGAAAGGAATCGCAGTAATAGAGATGGGAATGTTTCACTCCTGTCAGATGAACGGTTTTCCCGTTCACTTTCCGAAACGAGGGACGAATGAACCGGTGGAACTCTCCCCCTTTCAACACGAAACCATCCACTTCTTTTACCTTCACAGCGGCAATCTCCATAATTTCCGGCAAGTCATCGGGAGACGATGGCACAATCCATTCGATATCTAAAATGACGCAGTTCATGGGACCCCCTCCTTGCTGAACAGTGTAACGCTCGGCGTGACAAAGGCTGTCAGGGAACGTGCGTTCTTTTATCCGCGAAGAAGTAGGGTCATCATAGATACCTGGCCGTCCCCTTGAAAACCTCCCGTACGTGCCAATGTTTAAAAGAATCGTTCGGGGCATAATCAGGACGGATGGGCTTTCGCAGCGTTTCGCCGTGAAATCGCATTAACCACTCCTCAAAGCCGTTTGTTCCATGCGCATCCTCCGAGACGAGCAAGCGATCATCGGCCGAGATCGTAAATACGCCTCGATCAAACAATTTATGGTGAAGCGAACATAGCGCAATCCCGTTTTCTTCACAATCCGGTCCGCCTACTTGATGCCATTTGATATGAGCTGCCTCGATTGCGACCAGGTTCCTCCCCAGCCGGACGTTAAAGCCGCATACCGCACAGCTGTATTCATACGCCCGCAGAACTCTTTCTCGAAAATGATGATCCCGCTGTTTCTTTTGGAAAGAATGAAAGGCCAGTCCCGTTTCCTCGAGGATATCCTCGTGCATCGTATCGGGAAAATGCTCGTTTAAAAGCTGCGCTGCAAGCTCCTGAACGAGCTGACCGTCACCCTTCAGGAGAGCGATCACTTCCGGCGTGAACCCTCCTGCGATTCTATCGTTTAGGAGCTGTCTGTCACTAAAGCTCTTCTTGTCCACCGCCGAGGACAGTTGCCATAGCCCATCCCCTACAAGGCGAACAAACGGTTCCTCCGGGTGATACGATTTCCTTGCAGGCCCAAATTCGATCAGCAGTTGTTTCAGCTTATCTCTCACTTCCTCATAGGGTAGTTCTACTCTGGCTGCGTTTTGGAACTGCCCGAGGGCGTAGAGGATCAACAGGGGCTTGTGAGGCGCTCGCTGTCCGTTCTTTTTCCAGATGGACATCGAAGAGATTTTCTTTTTCAGTTCTGGTACGTTCATGGGTTGATCACCTGTTTTGGATGTGATTCACTTTTCTATCAAATTCGCGATTACCATATTATACCGGACAATCACGACTGGTGGTCAAAGCAAAGTGAGGCAGCAGGATGTCAGCCAGCCAGATCTGGGGCTGAACAGCAAAATATCCTATCTACTTAATTGAGATAGGCTCCCACAAGGACTCAATAACCAACTGAGATTCCCGTAGACTCGTAAATTCATGACTCGGTACAATATCGCTGGTGCGAGAGGCTAGGCGTATCGATTGATCCACCTATTGCACATGCTGACAAAATACGATCCCAGAATGTCCGTTGTCAGTTTACCAAGATATACCTGTAATTTTTTTGTAATAGGCGCACAGAGAATTTCCATCTATGTAAGAATCAATTGATATAGGATCAATCCTTAGCGATATAAAACACACAAGTAGATCCATCTCGCTTGAGAAGGGCTGTACTTTCGGAATTTCCTTGCCTTATTCGGAAATATAAAAACCCGTCCTGCGTGCAATAGTAGGACGGGTAAATTCTTGGGTAATCTGTGGGCTCGATCTTTGCCAAAAAGGACGAGTTGCTCACTTATTTCTCAAGAGCTTGATAGCCCTGATTAATGTTAAGCATCCAAATATTATCATGATTACTAATCCGATAAGATTCAGAATAATAACAGGTAATTCCAGAAAATCAAGATCGCTCCCTACCTTCAACAGTGTGAATACAAAACCTATTAGAAAGGTTAGGAAGACTGCTACTGTTTTTTCCAAAATCGACACCACCTTTTTTTAATATAAAGGTGTGTCTATTATATTCCGCGATTCCATATGTTGCCAGTTGATTAAAATTCTTTCATCGATGGCTTTTCTATTGATTCATCGTACCGTTTGGATTGGAATCGCTGCATCGTCATTTGGTAGTCCGGAATACCGGTTTCCGGATCAAATGACTGCGAGCCCTCGGGGCCATCTGCAATCTGCTCAGGATATTTTGTAGTAACATCCTTAGTGTGCCTTCGTAACACGTTTACTTCGTGAAAACAGGAAGCGGTGCCCGTCGATTTTCGGTTCAAAAATGCAACGGCCGCCCGATAACGGTTTGTCGACTTGTTCCAGCAGCAGCGGTGGTATAAACATTCCTCCCCCTCCATAAAAAAAAGCCCCCAACTGCACTTGGCAAGTGGGGGTATTCGAGAAGTAATACGTGAATAAAAAAGTAGTTACGGATATATTACGCTATCCGAAGAATATTGAATACAAGTATATGCAGGAAAGCGTCCCTTATCTTGCCACAAAAAAATAGCGCCGATTCGTCTGCACAAATGGAGTCGTACGCTTATCCCCAAGTGAATCTATACTAGGTTACACAATTATTATCGACTTGCTATTGCTTTGATTTCATGCGTAAATACTGGTAATTGCTTCGACAGTGCAAACCGCTAAACGAACGGACAGGATAATAGAGCGATAAACAGATTGCATGATTAGCGAAACCGAATTGAACAGATGCCTCTAGTCTTCCAACAAACGCCCCAGTTTGTTGGATAAAGAGGAAAAACTATGTGCAATCGTGAAGAAGTCTTTTGAATACATGTTTGTTAATTTTATGTACTGGGAGGTACGGGGATATGAAGATCCAGCGATTAGATCATGTGAGTATAAACGTAAATGATCTTTCCGCAGCTAAAGCGTTTTTTCTCGATTTGGGACTTGAGGTACACGGGGAATGGGAAATGGAAGGAGAGTGGTTGGGTCAGGTAGTTGGGCTTACTAACGTTAAAACAGCATGTGTAGGATTGCGAGCGCCAGACGGTCAGGCATGGATAGAGCTAGTCAAATATTATACGCCGTCAGATGAAGTAGATTTTCAGAAACCCTTTGCAAATACGCTGGGTATCCGGCATATTGCATTTGCTGTTGATGATATTGAAGCTATTATTGCCAAATTGAAAAAGAAGGGCACGGAAATCTTTAGTGAGATTCAGCAATATGAAGAAAGTTATAAGTTATGTTATGTTCGTGGGCCAGAAGGCATTATTTTGGAATTGGCTGAGAAAATCAAATAACTATTGAGGGTTAAGCTGACAAGATTGATAGTGTAATTATTAAAACCAGTCTAACACATGAATTTCGTGTTATTGACTGGTTTTTGCTTATGAAGTTCGCATAGTCTACAGCTTATTGTTCAAAGGCAAACGATTATCCGCGTTAAGAATGAGAAGAAATTTATTTAGTCCCTCACGAGTATGTGAAAAACGAAAGCTTTTCCCCTATGGCTGTTCCTTATGTAAAAATGCTTGAACTTGGCGTTCCCCGTGGATTCCGTATTCAACGGAATCCACCAAGCTCCACACCGAAGCTCCTTCCTTTTATTGCCGAAGTCATCGTTTTTTCTTGACTTTGACACTAATGTCATACATTAAAGTTAATTCCAGTTCGTATGGAAGGGAGCTTTTACATTGAAAAGTAATAACAGGTCACCGGTGACGGTCATCGGACTCGGACCGATGGGCGTTGCGCTCGCCGAGGCATTTCTGGCCCAGGGTCACCCTACGACCGTTTGGAACCGTACTCCCAAGAAGGGGGACGGTCTGGTTGCCAAAGGAGCCAGACGCGTGGATACCATTTCCGAAGCTGTCTCTGCTAGCAAGTTTGTCGTTGTCTGTCTCAAGGATTACGACGCCATGTACGCCGTGCTCGATCCTGCCGACGAGGCTCTGTCCGGCCGTGTCCTGGTGAACCACAGTTCCGGTATACCGGAACAGGCTCGAAACGCCGCCATTTGGGCTGCCCACAAGGGTGTTGACTACCTCGACGGGGCTATCATGGTGCCTCCGCAGGCTGTCGGACATCCCGACTCCGTGTTTCTCTACAGCGGGCCGCAGTCTCTCTTCGAGGCCCACGAGAAGACGCTACTGAGCATGGGTGGTACCCGCTATCTCGGCACTGACCCGAGCCTCGCGGTACTCTACAACACGGCGCTGCTCAGCCTGATGTACTCGTCCCTGCAGGGATTCCTTCATGCCGCAGCCCTGGTTGGGTCGGCGAACGTCAGGGTGACAACTTTCGCTGAGATCGCAATTGGGTGGTTCCTGCCGTCCGTCGTGAACCCCTACTTACTTATGGAGGCACCCGACATTGACAAGGGCAACTACCCCGGAGACAGAGGCAACATGGTAATGAATATGACCGCGCTGGACCACATCTTCCACACTAGCAAAGAGCAGGGTATCAGTTCCGACTTGCCTGAGCAGTTGAAGAAGCTCGCCGAGAACGCGATCTCCGCCGGTTATGGCGACCGCAACTTCATGGCCGTTATCGAATTGCTCAAGAATCCATCGAAGGAGTCGTGACTGTTCCATAAGAGTAAGGAGAACTGAAGCCGCCCCGGCGCGTGCATCGGCCGGGGCCACCTCGCTTCTCGTTCGATAGCACAATAAAAGCAGCGGCAGTCTAGGTCTGATATGCCTCCCTTACAGTAGACAGGTGAAACATATAAACCTATGAAATATCGTTGTGACGCTGTAAATGATAAACCTCCCTTTTCACTTACTATTCGTTTGGATAGCTCCCCTTTAAAAAAGGAACGCTTCTGTGCGATACTCGTTCTTGATGAATACGAAACAACCATCGTTTACAATTGTAAAACCATTCCCCTGAACGTAGAGATTTCACCATTGCACATAAATCGGGACATTACTGATTTACATAAAGACAAACGATCCCACTTTGTTGATAGGGCTGAACAACAAGCTAATAGCTTTTGCAGCAAAATTATTATTACGAGAATCAGTAATGAATCTAAACGTTTTATATAACTTTAGTTGAATAAAGGTTGTCAAAATGTTGTCAAACAACAACGAAGTGGGGCTTACGTTGTCAGGGTGGATGATCGAAGGCATAAGAAAAGCCCTTGATTCCTCAAGGACTTCAGGTTCATATGTATGGTGATCCGGACTGGGTTCGAACCAGCGACCCCCACCCTGTCAAAGGGAAACAACGCTTTGGCTGCAACCTGTTATAGTCTGATGAAAGCTTATTTTATTAGGCTTTCGAGCGATACCCTTCGGTTTTGTTAGGAACCGTTATGATGATTGGGGACGAATTTCGTCCCCAATTCGTCCCCAAGTGTCCGTCGGATTTCTTACAGATATTGAAAGCAAAGACCCTTCTCCGATTAATGCAGCGGGTCTACAGCTTCTTATTTGTTGAGCCACTCCATATACGAAATCATCTGTCCGGAATCAAGCCTTGATTCTTTGGTGTAAATTTTATCTGGGGGCCCTATCTGAGATGTCAAAAATACGAGTAAGTTGTCGAACTGTTGGTAATCACCGTTACCAACCGAAATTTTCAATATTTTTCGGTTGTAAGTAACAACGTACGTGGTCCCAGTACTCTCATCTACAAATTGTGCTATCGCTTCTGGTTTTTTAAAAACAACAAAAATAGCTCCAATGATCCTACTTCTTACATCCATTGAATCAAATGAGGTAAGTACATTTGACACGTTGCTCTCCCCTTTATGGAATTACGTTAATGATTGCATCCATCTGAATCCACCGGCTCTCCTCATCGTTCACCAGTTTAACCCGCCGGCTGTTTTGATCCATCCACTTGATCACGCCCCACATGCTGCAGGTTTTGCCCAAGTCCTCTTTGACTGGTTGCCACCAGGTGATGGTGATTGCATAGTCCTCGCGGGCTGAGTCTCGGATCAGGTAATGAAATGACTCAAGCTCGTCTTGCTCGAGTTCCGGCATCTTTACCAGCTTCATATCCTCCCTGTGCTGCAGATACAGCTCCCGCTGTTCGGGCAGGACAAAACGGGACGCAGCCCACATATTTTCTATCTTACTTGCCGTGGATGATGTACTCCCCTTTCCCATGCTTCCAACAGCTCGATCTTGTCCGGCTGCATGCGGTCCCACTCGATGTATGGTAAAGTCACAAGGCGCTCTTCGGGTGAGCAGTATGCTATCAGTCGATCACCCACGATCTCACGCGGCCGCAAAGTACGCTGCGTTGTATTGCCGTTGCTGTCAAGGTACATGATCTGGGTGAGATGCTGCTGGATTATAGCTCGCTGTTGAAAGGAATACACTATGAATTCAAAACTAACCATTATAGGCAGCATACTCCAACCCTGTGCGTACGGAAGCAATTCTGTTGTACCACATAGATAATGACGTATTGCCCCTTTTTTAGGAGGAATACTAAATGGACGAAGACAATGATTTAGATAGATATGATTATTGTAAAAAAATCCATTTATGGGAACTAAACAAACTAACCCAACAGCAGTGCTCCATTCTCCGTGAAGAAGATACTTATTTCGTTTGCAAATATTGTACTGGTAAAATTCAAGCGTTAGGAGAAGGGAGGAGCCAATCACTCATTCCCCCATCCTCCCGCGATCCAGTGCCCGGTAGCGGATCGCTTCCGCTACGTGGGCTGCTTCCACCCGTTCGGACTGATCCAAGTCGGCGATGGTGCGGGCCACCTTGACGATCCGGTCGTAACCACGCGCGCTTAAACCGAGCGTCTCAAAAGCGAGGCGAAGCAGTTCCTGCCCTTCCTTGTCCACCTGAGCATAGAGGCGCAGTTCCTGGCCATTCATGGCACTGTTGAACGGGCAAACCGGACGATCGCGGTAGCGTTCCAACTGAATCTCCCTCGCCCTCTCCACCCGCTTGCGGATCGTCTCCGACGCCTCTCCCGCCGCTCGTTCGTGAAGGAGTTGGACCGGCACCCGAGGGACTTCCAGATGCAGGTCGATCCGGTCAAGCAGCGGACCTGACAATTTGGAGCGGTATTTTTGGATTTGCTGTGGCGTGCAGGTGCATTCGCGCTGGTCACGTGTGCCATAGAAGCCGCAGGGACAAGCGTGAAGATAACAACCTAGAAATTTCGATTCACAAGGAAACGTCGATGTCTCCTACATTGCCGGAAGATGATACCCCTGGAGGGCGCATCAGACGTGCACGTTTAGAGAAAAACATGTTGCTTGTCGATCTTGCTGCTGCAACCGGTCTTAGTGTCGTGTCTCTTCGTCTGGCCGAACAGAACAAGACAACAGTAAGCCCG
Proteins encoded:
- a CDS encoding YolD-like family protein — encoded protein: MKLVKMPELEQDELESFHYLIRDSAREDYAITITWWQPVKEDLGKTCSMWGVIKWMDQNSRRVKLVNDEESRWIQMDAIINVIP
- a CDS encoding ATP-binding protein; protein product: MPVQLLHERAAGEASETIRKRVERAREIQLERYRDRPVCPFNSAMNGQELRLYAQVDKEGQELLRLAFETLGLSARGYDRIVKVARTIADLDQSERVEAAHVAEAIRYRALDRGRMGE
- a CDS encoding NAD(P)-binding domain-containing protein; this translates as MTVIGLGPMGVALAEAFLAQGHPTTVWNRTPKKGDGLVAKGARRVDTISEAVSASKFVVVCLKDYDAMYAVLDPADEALSGRVLVNHSSGIPEQARNAAIWAAHKGVDYLDGAIMVPPQAVGHPDSVFLYSGPQSLFEAHEKTLLSMGGTRYLGTDPSLAVLYNTALLSLMYSSLQGFLHAAALVGSANVRVTTFAEIAIGWFLPSVVNPYLLMEAPDIDKGNYPGDRGNMVMNMTALDHIFHTSKEQGISSDLPEQLKKLAENAISAGYGDRNFMAVIELLKNPSKES
- a CDS encoding 3'-5' exonuclease; its protein translation is MPRTILLNIGTYGRFSRGRPGIYDDPTSSRIKERTFPDSLCHAERYTVQQGGGPMNCVILDIEWIVPSSPDDLPEIMEIAAVKVKEVDGFVLKGGEFHRFIRPSFRKVNGKTVHLTGVKHSHLYYCDSFPRTMEAFFKWLGKERYVLYTWGQQDQQVLEQNCKVHRIGTSWLGPHKDLQQEFMRAVRAKRQLGFQQALQRANIPFQGKQHSAVDHAKHACEMFMKFFSTFTGKDNLLMKPKAGKANLKRKKKNGLLWKKIPYHIKRSREKGLESSLLVSEFQQTLATFDHRCALTQNCSDLSIDHFIPLAIGHGGTYAGNVYPLQKELNGWKADQNPFEWIQSMNDPEIAGNWDRLVNYLAELNGLGVGAFINYVYWCFANPRTKEEIQSNPGLSSIELWRRSGMQIKEVRYYTRRGHHFFFKLSIEKAGKADQVRVKCTKDEKGNPLVVGFQSSIGISKREVEDIARMIQYSHDFSFISKRTEAVSS
- a CDS encoding phosphorothioated DNA-binding restriction endonuclease → MNVPELKKKISSMSIWKKNGQRAPHKPLLILYALGQFQNAARVELPYEEVRDKLKQLLIEFGPARKSYHPEEPFVRLVGDGLWQLSSAVDKKSFSDRQLLNDRIAGGFTPEVIALLKGDGQLVQELAAQLLNEHFPDTMHEDILEETGLAFHSFQKKQRDHHFRERVLRAYEYSCAVCGFNVRLGRNLVAIEAAHIKWHQVGGPDCEENGIALCSLHHKLFDRGVFTISADDRLLVSEDAHGTNGFEEWLMRFHGETLRKPIRPDYAPNDSFKHWHVREVFKGTARYL
- a CDS encoding VOC family protein, coding for MKIQRLDHVSINVNDLSAAKAFFLDLGLEVHGEWEMEGEWLGQVVGLTNVKTACVGLRAPDGQAWIELVKYYTPSDEVDFQKPFANTLGIRHIAFAVDDIEAIIAKLKKKGTEIFSEIQQYEESYKLCYVRGPEGIILELAEKIK